Proteins from a genomic interval of Methanococcoides sp. AM1:
- a CDS encoding YgiQ family radical SAM protein: MSGKKRKPKGSDESKFLPMDRKECKRRGWDELDIIIVTGDAYVDHPGFGVTIIGRVLEDAGFKVGIIAQPEWDNTDDFMKLGRPRLFFAVAAGNTDSMVSNYTPALKPRPKDLYSPGGKSGLRPNRTTVVYSNRIKEAYPDVPIVIGGIEASLRRFAEYDYWSDKVRQSILADAPADLLVYGMGELQTTEIARRLDAGEDISSIRNIRGTAWKLEVKKWKEMKTGEDTTLPYVELPSYTEVSSDKQLYAKAFKLMYEQQDPVRGITLIQPHPKTTIIQNPPMRQLSQEELDHVYELPYTRDEHPSYKEKVPALETVKFSITTHRGCFGSCSFCAITQHQGRTVSSRSIESIVREAHLLTKLKGFKGNIIGVGGPSANMYAMKCKKWEKSGACKDKLCLYPEPCPSMDTSHKENIEMLRRLREIPEVKNVFVSYGVRYDLALLDTEYIEELCEHHISGQLKIAPEHYSKEVTDCMKKPGKEVFEEFADIFEKTNKKLNKDQYLVTFLMSGHPACTMEDMVELAEYIKETNRYTEQVQDFTPTPMTAATCMFHTGMDPFTGKKVYVATSRREKNIQRAMMHYRDPHNQSLVYEGLKLAGRQDLIGNTWNCLISRKGKKTSSSTKR; the protein is encoded by the coding sequence ATGTCAGGAAAAAAACGTAAACCAAAAGGCTCTGATGAGTCAAAATTTCTCCCCATGGACCGCAAAGAGTGCAAAAGACGAGGATGGGATGAACTTGATATTATCATCGTGACCGGAGATGCATACGTAGACCATCCCGGTTTTGGTGTAACAATAATAGGTCGTGTTCTCGAGGATGCCGGTTTTAAAGTTGGAATAATCGCCCAGCCAGAATGGGATAATACTGACGATTTCATGAAACTTGGCAGACCCCGCCTCTTTTTCGCAGTAGCTGCAGGCAACACTGACTCAATGGTCAGCAATTACACACCTGCACTCAAACCCCGGCCAAAGGACCTGTACTCCCCGGGCGGCAAATCCGGACTACGTCCAAATCGCACAACAGTCGTCTATTCCAACAGAATAAAGGAAGCATACCCTGACGTGCCTATCGTGATCGGAGGTATTGAAGCATCGCTCCGCCGTTTTGCAGAATATGACTACTGGTCCGACAAAGTAAGGCAATCCATACTTGCAGATGCACCTGCAGACCTGCTGGTCTATGGAATGGGAGAATTGCAGACCACGGAAATTGCCCGCAGGCTTGATGCCGGCGAAGATATCAGCAGCATAAGGAACATCAGGGGAACCGCATGGAAGCTGGAAGTAAAAAAATGGAAGGAAATGAAGACAGGTGAAGATACCACTCTCCCTTACGTGGAACTCCCATCCTACACAGAAGTATCATCTGACAAGCAGCTCTATGCAAAAGCATTCAAACTTATGTATGAGCAGCAGGATCCTGTCAGAGGCATAACGCTAATACAACCTCATCCAAAAACTACCATCATCCAGAACCCTCCGATGAGGCAACTTTCCCAGGAGGAACTTGACCATGTCTACGAGTTGCCTTACACAAGGGATGAACATCCCTCTTACAAGGAAAAAGTGCCGGCACTGGAAACTGTTAAATTCTCCATTACAACTCACAGAGGTTGCTTTGGAAGCTGTTCTTTCTGTGCTATAACCCAACATCAGGGACGTACTGTCTCAAGCCGAAGCATCGAGTCCATAGTGCGTGAAGCACACTTGCTTACAAAACTAAAAGGATTCAAAGGTAATATAATCGGAGTTGGAGGCCCCAGCGCCAACATGTACGCCATGAAGTGCAAGAAATGGGAAAAGAGCGGAGCATGCAAGGATAAACTCTGCCTGTATCCGGAACCCTGCCCCTCCATGGACACATCCCACAAAGAGAACATAGAGATGTTACGCCGCCTTCGGGAGATCCCAGAAGTAAAGAATGTCTTTGTAAGTTACGGAGTACGCTATGACCTTGCACTCCTTGATACTGAGTATATCGAAGAGCTATGTGAACATCATATTAGTGGACAGCTGAAGATCGCTCCTGAACACTATTCTAAAGAAGTCACTGACTGTATGAAAAAGCCTGGAAAAGAGGTTTTCGAGGAATTTGCCGATATCTTTGAGAAGACTAACAAGAAGCTTAACAAAGACCAGTATCTCGTAACATTTCTCATGTCAGGGCACCCTGCCTGCACCATGGAAGATATGGTCGAACTGGCAGAGTACATCAAGGAGACGAACCGTTACACTGAGCAGGTACAGGACTTCACACCAACCCCTATGACAGCTGCCACATGCATGTTCCACACAGGGATGGATCCCTTTACAGGGAAGAAGGTATATGTAGCTACATCACGAAGAGAAAAGAACATACAACGTGCTATGATGCACTACCGTGATCCGCACAACCAGAGTCTTGTATACGAAGGTCTCAAACTGGCAGGTCGACAGGACCTCATTGGAAATACATGGAACTGCCTCATATCAAGAAAAGGAAAGAAAACATCATCATCGACAAAAAGATGA
- a CDS encoding UPF0058 family protein, producing MHKDELIQLHTLLAQIKKHMETQDIDYDFSEYQSLAISPVHIHRSKAEHKHAIFVLGNHLASLMSEDELSGIGRTSARMQEFAKRTNRNVSGSNN from the coding sequence ATGCACAAAGATGAATTGATTCAATTGCATACATTGCTGGCTCAAATAAAGAAGCATATGGAAACTCAGGACATTGATTATGACTTTTCTGAGTACCAGTCGCTTGCCATAAGCCCTGTGCACATCCATCGAAGTAAGGCAGAGCACAAACATGCTATATTCGTACTTGGTAATCATCTTGCATCATTAATGTCAGAAGATGAGCTTTCGGGTATTGGCAGGACTTCCGCCAGAATGCAGGAATTTGCAAAACGTACCAACAGGAATGTTTCCGGTAGCAACAATTAA
- the dnaG gene encoding DNA primase DnaG, which produces MQNTDTTKYIIHSKINADGIIERPDIVGAIFGQTEGLLGSDLDLRDLQKTGRIGRIEVSVAAKGGKTKGNIFIPSSLDRVETSILAASLETIDRVGPCTAKIEVTQVEDVRATKRKQIIDRAKYILTDMFDENLPESQEIADEVRQSVRIEEMQYYGKNKIPCGPNVLDSDAIVVVEGRADVLNLLRYGIKNTICVGGTNVPPEVAELTKKKTVTAFTDGDRGGKLIIKELLQVADIDYIARAPDGKSVEDLVQREIVRSLRQKIPVEQALESYSIKGESKPVKEEKPAKTGRIARLPKRKERVKGELSRPSAGAQKLEKKADSAEEEPKQVKPARQVKPAKQVRPAQISPQARRFKPHSDALLGTLGARLLDSKDKVIEETAVRDLVNTLKETSDSIKTVVFDGVVTQRILDIASDKGIENLIGVKKGNIAKSPATVNVLTASDF; this is translated from the coding sequence ATGCAAAATACTGATACAACTAAATATATCATTCATTCAAAGATCAATGCTGATGGGATAATCGAACGCCCGGATATAGTCGGGGCGATCTTTGGTCAGACCGAGGGTCTGCTGGGTTCAGACCTTGACCTGCGCGACCTGCAGAAAACAGGACGAATTGGTAGGATCGAGGTCTCAGTTGCTGCAAAAGGCGGCAAGACCAAAGGCAATATCTTCATACCATCCAGCCTTGACAGAGTTGAAACATCAATACTTGCAGCATCCCTTGAGACCATCGACAGGGTTGGCCCATGCACTGCAAAGATCGAGGTGACACAGGTCGAAGATGTCCGTGCTACCAAGAGGAAACAGATCATCGACCGCGCAAAATACATACTTACAGACATGTTCGATGAGAACCTTCCTGAGTCACAGGAGATCGCAGATGAAGTTCGCCAGTCAGTACGTATCGAAGAGATGCAGTACTATGGTAAGAACAAGATCCCATGTGGTCCTAATGTGCTTGATTCAGATGCCATTGTGGTCGTCGAGGGCAGAGCAGATGTCCTGAACCTCTTGAGATATGGTATCAAGAATACTATTTGTGTTGGTGGGACCAATGTTCCTCCTGAAGTTGCTGAACTCACAAAGAAGAAGACAGTAACTGCATTCACAGATGGTGACCGTGGAGGAAAGCTCATAATTAAAGAGCTTTTGCAGGTTGCAGATATTGATTATATTGCACGTGCTCCTGATGGAAAGAGCGTGGAAGACCTTGTACAGAGGGAGATCGTACGTTCTCTGAGGCAGAAGATCCCTGTGGAGCAGGCTCTTGAAAGCTACAGCATAAAGGGAGAGTCCAAGCCGGTCAAAGAAGAAAAGCCAGCTAAAACAGGAAGGATCGCGCGTTTGCCAAAACGCAAGGAAAGAGTTAAAGGTGAGCTTTCAAGGCCATCTGCAGGTGCGCAGAAACTGGAGAAAAAGGCAGACAGTGCTGAGGAAGAGCCTAAACAGGTAAAACCGGCAAGGCAGGTTAAGCCAGCTAAACAGGTCAGACCAGCTCAGATATCACCACAGGCTCGCAGGTTCAAACCTCATTCCGATGCACTTCTCGGTACTCTTGGAGCCAGGCTTCTGGATTCAAAGGATAAGGTCATTGAGGAGACCGCAGTTCGCGATCTTGTCAACACTCTCAAAGAGACCAGTGATAGCATCAAGACAGTTGTTTTTGATGGTGTAGTTACACAGCGCATTCTTGATATCGCATCAGACAAAGGTATTGAGAACCTTATTGGTGTAAAGAAAGGTAACATTGCTAAGAGTCCTGCGACCGTCAATGTTCTAACAGCATCAGATTTCTGA
- a CDS encoding FAD-binding oxidoreductase, translating into MLKKQLEAIVGEKNVSTRSSELYCYSFDASQTKGRPDAVVRPHNSEQVASVVRLAGELGLPVVARGAGSGLCGGAVPVNGGIVLDMSSMDRIVEIDIDNLQVTVEPGVVHEKLNQALSPYGFFFPPDPGSTAMCTIGGLMANNGSGMRSVKYGTTRNYVLDLEVVMADGNIVRTGSRTLKTASGYDLTDLMIGSEGTLGIITQAVLRMHPLPRARSVILASFDNTALAGKTVVKILSAGIIPSACEILDSTAIETVRRYDPTVELPDAGAILLIEVDGMENAVKEEADTVGKVCSELASAIKVASTADESARLWNARRLVGAAISRIDPKRTRVYVGEDIGVPIKELPGMLEYVRSLSEEFEIPIMTYGHIGDGNLHTGMTIDMLDENAMEQVNTVADRIYRHVIDVGGTVSAEHGVGKARAGYMELEHPTSMYVMRQIKKALDPHGILNPGKMGL; encoded by the coding sequence ATGTTAAAGAAACAGCTGGAAGCTATTGTTGGGGAGAAAAATGTCTCAACAAGGTCCTCAGAGCTTTATTGTTATTCTTTTGACGCTTCTCAGACAAAAGGACGTCCTGATGCAGTTGTCAGACCTCATAATTCCGAACAGGTCGCATCTGTTGTCAGGCTGGCGGGTGAGCTTGGCCTGCCTGTGGTGGCAAGAGGTGCAGGGTCCGGTCTCTGCGGAGGCGCTGTTCCCGTAAATGGCGGTATTGTACTTGACATGTCGTCAATGGACCGCATTGTTGAAATTGACATTGATAATCTTCAGGTGACCGTGGAGCCGGGAGTTGTGCATGAGAAACTGAATCAGGCACTTTCTCCCTATGGGTTTTTCTTTCCGCCGGATCCCGGAAGTACTGCCATGTGCACAATTGGCGGGCTGATGGCGAACAACGGAAGCGGGATGCGTTCCGTAAAATACGGTACAACAAGGAACTATGTGCTTGATCTTGAGGTCGTTATGGCAGACGGGAATATAGTAAGGACAGGTTCAAGGACGCTCAAGACCGCATCCGGGTATGATCTGACCGACCTTATGATCGGTTCGGAAGGGACACTTGGAATCATTACTCAGGCAGTGCTCAGAATGCATCCTCTTCCCAGGGCACGCAGTGTTATACTGGCTTCTTTTGACAATACGGCCCTTGCCGGCAAAACAGTTGTAAAGATACTTTCAGCAGGAATTATTCCTTCTGCATGTGAGATCCTTGACAGCACTGCAATAGAGACTGTCCGCAGATATGATCCCACTGTGGAGCTTCCTGATGCAGGAGCTATCCTGTTGATAGAGGTGGACGGAATGGAGAACGCTGTGAAGGAAGAGGCAGATACTGTTGGGAAGGTTTGTTCTGAATTAGCTTCTGCAATAAAGGTCGCTTCAACTGCAGATGAAAGTGCCCGTCTCTGGAATGCGCGCAGGCTTGTGGGTGCTGCCATATCCAGGATCGATCCGAAACGAACCCGTGTCTATGTCGGAGAGGATATAGGGGTCCCCATAAAGGAGCTTCCCGGAATGCTGGAATATGTTCGCTCATTATCAGAGGAGTTCGAGATCCCGATAATGACCTATGGGCATATTGGTGACGGCAACCTTCACACAGGAATGACCATCGATATGCTGGATGAAAATGCAATGGAGCAGGTCAATACTGTGGCTGACAGGATATACAGGCATGTTATCGATGTAGGCGGTACTGTAAGTGCTGAACATGGTGTAGGAAAGGCACGTGCAGGCTATATGGAACTGGAACACCCGACTTCGATGTATGTGATGCGACAGATCAAGAAGGCGCTTGATCCCCATGGAATATTGAATCCGGGAAAAATGGGGTTGTGA
- the arcS gene encoding archaeosine synthase subunit alpha yields the protein MTSYFEVEQRDGAARIGKILLSTPIRTPHIIDTASLKDPAGPFADAGSMWDLSAEEAMENIRKIRELSGDDAILILPHQDLTPDVPDDVAETIAKKIEMEATGPVGRIYRHGQDVKKADLYIMEGAGSFQGNARKFMQRIIEIREKIAPDTALYIPNLCTPANAAMLIYLGIDIVDNTRATVAGYNDIYLTTSGSYFVDSMAELPCRCDACAPITLEELREMPKAKRAEILTRHNCNMLEAEVALARERVRAGNLREYVEGQCRVEPWLAGLLRLFDTQYGYMEEHAPIARSNQLLATTSESMTRPEVVRFARRIQERYTPPETDILVLLPCSAKKPYSISNSHSKFIRSLGKNRRYVHEVIITSPLGVVPRELELTYPASHYDTVVTGYWDAEEIKWVSSCLSEYLSKNKYSHIVAHVEEAYKEICEIVSKELGIEIIYTSSGNVTSYESLDNLKNTVSGIVAEGEFGQNKPRSDLMRAIADYQFGPGAGELLVPDRSKIKAPFPKHQVFIDKKQIATLIPQYGIIALTIDGTRLLAASDDYEGYTVTIDDFLPRGSLLAPGVIDADERIRTGDEVLVKGSKAIGVGRAMMNGKEMVASTRGIAVDLRHIKKADKDKDKD from the coding sequence ATGACATCATATTTTGAGGTAGAACAGCGGGATGGTGCTGCCCGTATTGGAAAAATTCTCCTTTCAACACCTATCAGGACACCGCACATAATTGATACGGCATCACTCAAAGACCCAGCAGGTCCTTTTGCAGATGCCGGGTCCATGTGGGACCTTTCTGCAGAAGAGGCTATGGAAAATATCCGGAAGATACGCGAGCTTTCCGGTGATGATGCGATCCTCATTTTGCCGCACCAGGACCTCACCCCCGATGTGCCGGATGATGTGGCAGAGACAATTGCAAAGAAGATCGAGATGGAAGCTACCGGTCCGGTAGGGCGCATTTATCGACATGGCCAGGATGTAAAGAAAGCAGACCTTTACATTATGGAAGGAGCAGGTTCCTTCCAGGGCAATGCCAGGAAGTTCATGCAAAGGATTATTGAGATCCGGGAAAAAATAGCACCTGATACTGCCCTCTATATCCCGAACTTATGCACACCTGCAAATGCTGCTATGCTAATCTACCTTGGTATCGATATTGTGGACAACACCCGCGCCACTGTGGCCGGGTACAATGATATTTACCTTACCACATCAGGAAGTTACTTTGTCGACTCTATGGCCGAACTTCCATGCAGGTGTGACGCCTGTGCTCCCATAACACTGGAAGAACTCAGGGAAATGCCAAAAGCAAAGCGTGCTGAGATTTTAACAAGGCACAACTGCAACATGCTTGAAGCAGAGGTAGCCCTGGCAAGAGAAAGGGTGCGCGCAGGAAACCTGCGTGAATACGTGGAAGGACAGTGTCGTGTAGAGCCCTGGCTTGCAGGACTCCTGAGACTTTTCGATACCCAGTATGGTTACATGGAAGAGCATGCACCTATTGCACGCTCCAACCAATTGCTTGCAACAACCTCCGAATCAATGACAAGACCTGAGGTCGTTCGATTTGCCAGAAGGATACAGGAAAGATATACCCCTCCTGAAACCGATATTCTGGTCCTGTTGCCCTGCTCTGCCAAAAAACCATATTCGATCTCGAACTCACATAGCAAGTTCATAAGATCACTGGGAAAGAACCGCAGATACGTCCATGAAGTAATAATCACATCTCCACTCGGAGTTGTACCAAGGGAACTCGAACTTACCTATCCTGCATCCCATTATGATACCGTTGTTACCGGGTACTGGGATGCTGAAGAGATAAAATGGGTATCATCATGTCTCTCTGAGTATCTTTCAAAGAACAAATATTCACATATCGTAGCTCATGTGGAAGAAGCATACAAGGAGATCTGTGAGATCGTTTCAAAGGAGCTTGGAATTGAGATCATCTATACAAGCTCGGGCAATGTGACCTCCTACGAGTCCCTTGACAACCTCAAGAACACCGTATCCGGTATCGTTGCAGAAGGAGAATTTGGACAGAACAAACCAAGAAGTGACCTGATGCGCGCTATTGCAGACTACCAGTTCGGTCCGGGTGCAGGAGAGTTGCTTGTTCCTGACAGATCAAAGATAAAGGCACCATTCCCAAAACATCAGGTGTTCATAGACAAGAAACAGATAGCTACACTGATACCACAATATGGTATAATAGCACTCACTATCGATGGTACCCGTCTGCTTGCCGCATCAGATGATTATGAAGGCTACACTGTAACTATCGATGATTTCCTCCCAAGAGGCTCTTTGCTTGCACCAGGTGTTATTGATGCTGATGAGAGGATCCGGACCGGTGACGAGGTCCTTGTCAAAGGAAGTAAAGCTATCGGAGTAGGGCGTGCCATGATGAACGGAAAAGAAATGGTTGCCTCCACAAGAGGTATAGCTGTTGATCTGCGTCACATAAAAAAAGCTGATAAAGATAAGGATAAGGATTGA
- a CDS encoding ATP-binding protein, translating into MNRKERSKILIIDNEDGSVELLESILISEYDILRSYSGNEGLQKAIDDEPDLILLDNMITDLAAHEICRTLKSNERTKLIPIVIITTPDEKDEKIKSLEEGADDFVNKPVSYMEITTRVKALLKIKHLQDEVIEERNQASQYLDVVGSIIMIVDKDSSIAFANKKACNVLGWEKEDIIGKSLNGFFPEDTKDIQEKEIFQILEGKRELPEFHELPLLTRNSDGTTEKRLILWHDVILKDEDGEIIGIIRSGEDNTERTNMEEELTKANEKLRLSHKMKDEFLANINHELRTPLISIKGFSELLHNERLGDLNEHQKKTMKTVVHNSERLRHLIESLFYVSDMQNETIKYTFSLIDLKEMLESITAGMLPNIEHKGIEFKKEIAETLPIVKGNSKYIESVLIHLLDNAIKFTPAGETVSLSASEENGIVHIIVRDAGPGIPNDILSQFCTDIPEDTSESDICCTNRDYGLIICKKIISAHKGDIGIDSKTGNGTEIRVRLPSFENEKTISE; encoded by the coding sequence ATGAACCGGAAAGAAAGGTCAAAGATACTCATCATCGACAACGAGGATGGCAGTGTCGAGCTTCTTGAATCCATTCTTATCTCTGAATATGACATTCTCAGATCATATTCCGGAAACGAAGGGCTTCAAAAAGCTATTGATGATGAACCTGACCTGATCCTGCTTGATAACATGATAACAGACCTTGCTGCTCATGAGATATGCAGGACCCTGAAGAGCAATGAAAGGACAAAGCTCATACCAATAGTCATTATCACGACTCCCGATGAAAAGGATGAAAAGATAAAAAGCCTTGAAGAAGGAGCTGATGACTTCGTTAACAAACCGGTCAGTTATATGGAGATCACTACACGTGTGAAGGCGTTGTTAAAGATCAAACATTTACAGGATGAAGTTATCGAAGAACGGAATCAGGCCTCCCAGTACCTTGATGTTGTCGGTTCTATTATAATGATAGTTGATAAAGATTCAAGTATCGCTTTTGCCAATAAGAAAGCTTGTAATGTGCTGGGATGGGAGAAAGAGGACATTATAGGAAAAAGCCTGAACGGTTTCTTCCCGGAAGATACAAAAGATATCCAGGAAAAAGAAATATTCCAGATACTTGAAGGTAAAAGAGAACTACCTGAATTCCACGAATTGCCTTTGCTGACCAGAAACAGCGATGGAACAACAGAAAAAAGGCTGATACTCTGGCATGATGTGATCTTAAAAGATGAAGACGGGGAGATCATCGGTATTATCCGGTCAGGTGAGGACAACACCGAAAGAACGAACATGGAAGAAGAGCTCACAAAAGCAAATGAGAAACTTCGTCTTTCCCATAAGATGAAGGATGAGTTCCTGGCAAACATCAACCACGAACTTCGAACCCCTCTGATATCGATAAAGGGATTTAGTGAACTTCTACACAATGAGCGCCTGGGCGACTTGAACGAACATCAAAAGAAGACCATGAAAACTGTTGTCCATAACTCAGAACGTCTTCGACATTTGATAGAATCACTGTTCTATGTCAGCGACATGCAAAATGAGACCATAAAGTACACATTTAGTCTCATAGACCTCAAAGAAATGCTGGAAAGCATAACTGCCGGAATGCTCCCTAACATAGAGCATAAAGGTATTGAATTCAAAAAAGAGATAGCTGAAACATTGCCAATAGTGAAAGGCAACAGCAAATATATCGAATCTGTACTAATACACCTGCTTGATAATGCAATAAAATTCACTCCTGCAGGAGAAACGGTATCGTTGTCGGCTTCAGAAGAAAATGGAATTGTGCATATCATTGTACGAGATGCAGGACCGGGAATTCCAAACGATATCCTTTCCCAGTTTTGTACCGACATTCCGGAAGATACAAGTGAAAGTGACATCTGTTGCACTAACCGGGACTACGGCCTGATCATCTGTAAGAAGATCATAAGCGCACACAAAGGCGATATAGGCATCGATAGTAAAACAGGTAATGGAACTGAGATCCGTGTCCGGTTGCCATCGTTTGAAAATGAGAAAACTATTAGTGAATAA
- the rimI gene encoding ribosomal protein S18-alanine N-acetyltransferase: MIIRQFEPYDFEDVLNIEMESFTEHNPFVYMNFYEMNTEGFFVASMNNRIVGFVMGYRSAVNEGRIFSLAVKEEYKGRGIGSQLMQTILNAFQQQGLKTATLEVRASNHIAKKLYQDLGFIACWVEQRYYSDGENGIIMKKQLSPLCWTNSIQASL, encoded by the coding sequence ATGATCATCAGACAGTTTGAACCCTATGATTTTGAAGATGTTCTGAACATTGAAATGGAATCTTTCACAGAACACAATCCTTTTGTCTATATGAATTTCTATGAAATGAATACAGAAGGGTTCTTTGTCGCTTCCATGAACAACAGGATCGTGGGTTTTGTCATGGGATATCGATCTGCCGTTAATGAAGGCCGTATCTTTTCGCTGGCAGTTAAAGAAGAGTATAAAGGAAGGGGGATCGGAAGCCAGCTTATGCAAACCATACTGAACGCGTTCCAGCAGCAGGGATTAAAGACCGCTACCCTTGAAGTAAGAGCCAGCAATCACATAGCTAAAAAACTATATCAGGACCTGGGATTCATAGCATGCTGGGTTGAACAGAGATACTATTCAGACGGAGAGAATGGTATTATAATGAAGAAGCAACTTTCCCCTCTATGCTGGACCAATAGCATCCAAGCTAGCCTTTAA
- a CDS encoding MBL fold metallo-hydrolase codes for MKVQRINTSPYASNSYIINGKILIDPGMDTNKLIQKLEELTEPKNIELVILTHGHFDHSAAAKPVAELCDAPIAIHKDDAASLKSEESSASMLFSSPAPDFEPDILYENGDIVRINDTEALQVIHTPGHTPGGISLYEPYSKGLFSGDTVFPNGGIGRTDFAGGNMEDLSRSIEKLTELDVITLYPGHGPVTSEDVNKQIRLSLQMSKTFR; via the coding sequence ATGAAAGTTCAGAGGATCAACACATCCCCATATGCATCCAATTCATACATCATCAATGGAAAGATACTCATCGATCCGGGAATGGATACGAACAAACTTATCCAAAAGCTGGAAGAGCTGACAGAACCGAAGAACATCGAACTGGTAATCCTCACCCATGGACATTTTGATCACAGTGCAGCTGCAAAACCTGTAGCCGAGCTCTGTGATGCCCCCATCGCCATACACAAGGACGATGCCGCATCTTTGAAAAGTGAAGAGTCAAGCGCATCCATGTTATTCTCATCCCCCGCACCGGACTTCGAACCGGACATACTCTATGAGAACGGTGATATCGTCCGGATAAATGACACCGAAGCACTTCAGGTGATCCATACACCGGGACATACCCCAGGTGGTATCAGCCTCTACGAGCCTTATTCCAAAGGACTTTTTTCAGGGGACACCGTGTTCCCTAATGGAGGCATTGGACGTACTGATTTTGCAGGAGGAAACATGGAAGACCTTTCAAGATCGATCGAAAAGCTCACCGAGCTGGACGTTATCACCCTGTACCCCGGACACGGACCTGTAACCAGTGAGGACGTGAACAAACAGATACGCCTGTCCCTGCAGATGTCAAAAACATTCCGATAA
- a CDS encoding (Fe-S)-binding protein: MEDEQLRSILKCVRCGTCRSVCPIFEELGWESFSTRGRMMIAKGISEGMDLDESIIDSINTCTTCGICEEMCPAGAMPPDVFENIRHQIVEMGKETNTQRDLRENTLSTGNPMNEVSSRLGWLMEQRDVPEHAENVYFVGCLGSYRYQETVLRTYDLIKDLDVTVLPDEVCCGSPLLRTGSDAGELISHNVRQMEEVGANTIIASCAGCYNTLKNDYPDRFKVVHITEFLAENLDKLELDRLDITVTYHDPCHLGRANRVFDGPRKLINAVCELREMRTSRENARCCGGGGGVRKGYPELSKALTEKRVAEVPEGVDYIVTCCPLCRTNMAPFSEIPVIDLLDLLTWAQKKNKE; the protein is encoded by the coding sequence ATGGAAGATGAGCAGTTAAGGTCAATACTCAAATGCGTGCGTTGCGGAACGTGCCGTTCGGTATGTCCGATATTTGAAGAGCTCGGATGGGAGTCTTTCAGCACCAGAGGTCGCATGATGATCGCAAAAGGGATCTCTGAGGGGATGGACCTTGATGAGAGCATTATTGATAGCATCAATACCTGCACGACATGTGGCATATGTGAAGAGATGTGTCCTGCAGGAGCAATGCCACCTGATGTCTTTGAAAACATAAGGCATCAAATTGTAGAAATGGGCAAAGAGACAAATACCCAGAGGGATCTGCGTGAGAACACGCTTTCCACAGGTAACCCGATGAATGAGGTCAGTTCCAGGCTTGGGTGGCTAATGGAGCAACGCGATGTGCCGGAACACGCTGAGAACGTTTATTTTGTTGGTTGCCTTGGATCTTACCGATATCAGGAAACCGTACTTAGGACATATGACCTGATAAAGGACCTTGATGTGACGGTGCTTCCTGATGAGGTCTGCTGCGGGTCCCCGCTCCTGAGAACAGGGTCTGATGCAGGTGAGTTGATCAGCCATAATGTCAGGCAGATGGAAGAGGTGGGTGCCAATACCATAATAGCCAGCTGTGCAGGCTGCTACAATACTCTCAAAAATGACTACCCTGACAGGTTCAAGGTTGTTCATATAACAGAATTCCTGGCAGAAAATTTGGATAAATTGGAACTTGACAGGCTTGATATAACTGTAACATATCATGATCCATGCCACCTCGGAAGGGCAAACAGGGTATTTGATGGCCCAAGAAAATTGATAAACGCTGTCTGTGAGCTCAGGGAAATGAGGACATCCAGGGAGAATGCCAGATGCTGTGGCGGCGGGGGAGGAGTTCGCAAAGGTTACCCTGAACTCTCAAAAGCGCTGACAGAGAAAAGAGTTGCAGAAGTTCCTGAAGGCGTGGACTACATTGTAACGTGTTGTCCATTATGCCGTACCAATATGGCACCATTTAGCGAAATTCCGGTGATCGATCTTCTGGACCTTCTGACATGGGCGCAAAAAAAGAATAAAGAATAA